A part of Paramisgurnus dabryanus chromosome 15, PD_genome_1.1, whole genome shotgun sequence genomic DNA contains:
- the trpm2 gene encoding transient receptor potential cation channel subfamily M member 2 has translation MLTMEEAIVEPVRVHTLGSRRHFFSPYVQRCSLSSWIKDNIKKKTCCFYVEDASEGICKCGYPKVQHCDEAIKPEQYLGKEWSHHKHIREEPTDAYGDISFGGLGQKLGKYVRISSATPPEHLYQLMTEQWKLRLPNLLISVTGGAKNFGMKSQLKNKFRRGLIKVAQTTGAWILTGGTHAGVMKHVGMAVRDYTLSSSSMEGQIVVIGVVTWGIIHNRQKLISAEGCFPADYSLDEQGQGRLSCLDINHSHFLLVDDGTHGRYGAEIELRARLEKLISEQPLGNRESGVTIPVVCVVLEGGPGTLNTIYNSMLNNTPCVVLEGSGRMADVIAQVAGLPASKVTVVHIKQLMKRFFGQEYKRFSEVQFIEWTKKIQDIIRMPHLLTVFRIDEEKNSDVDVAILQALLKASRNEEGTGRQSWERQLELAVAWNRVDIAETEIFTEESQWTSSDLHPSMFSALVGDKPEFVRLLLENGVCVRQFLENEETLCELYANMPGCFFSRKLVKRVQDGRTRRGQASSTGSNKVSLIHVSEEVRHLLGSFTQPLYGSPRHKTTKDNVCLTVPSKAPVELPCYGDESTPDSVSDPGRDLFLWAVVQNNRELAEIGWEQCRDCIAAALAASKILRKLARETRDLDGEEAKEMRDHADHYEAQAMGVFSECHNSDPQRAQKLLIRMSPAWGRCTCLWLALEAQNKRFIAHSGVQSLLTQIWSGELSVDNPYWKVLVCMVFFPLIYTGFLSFRRDEDIQRAAERTEQQKLAMDSGHTNTKIKNNLRGSSQTSQLKPLNCGSRLMKFFHSPQVKFYWSIASYFGFLWLFAVVLMIDFQTFPSWRELLLYVWLGSLVCEEVRQLYHDFDGSGFRKKAKLYIKDVWNILDVLSIVLFIAGLVCRLESSDTLFYIGKVLLCIDFIIFCLRLMAIFTISRTLGPKIIIVRRMMTDLFFFMFLLSIWVVAYGVAKQGILIQNEDRLDWILRGAVYEPYLILFGNLPTDIDNTQFDMNSCSVNATDPLKPKCPILSDDNMPVFPVWLTVILLCVYLLFTNILLLNLLIAILSYTFQEVQDNTDTIWKFQRYELIKEYHSRPALPPPFILISHLVIFIKGVFVRSPALGHKYFRRELGKSEEEELLSWEAFMKDNYLSSTRQDENHSVEHRIQDTAEKVGEMSELLERDQKMVSTKMAKRLAKLEEQVTESTKALRWIMDALQSQGYKSKLEPPLLTSKSTDKDDGESSRQETEDEKSPHTYARQLQYPGSNFRRFPVPEEKVSWETNFTPYLPQVYNQQESENSSDASILDKYRNPGGRTGIRGKGALKSLGPNHKIHPILTRWRDSEQTALEFLAVYKDAEKCFCLPGGPAKANETLPQTLERILGKKLNERIKSELQAAEQIYKGYVDDSRNTDNAWLEATVLTLHFDNHSPVMSQINAIVESPSSSLQPFQWQEVSIKTCLCPYQREALRLIAQRHNTNF, from the exons TGAAGGGATTTGTAAGTGTGGATACCCGAAGGTCCAACACTGCGATGAGGCCATCAAACCCGAGCAATATTTGGGTAAAGAGTGGAGTCATCACAAACACATCAGAGAAGAACCCACTGATGCCTATGGAGATATTAGTTTTGGTGGGCTTGGACAGAAATTGGGGAAG TATGTTCGGATATCATCTGCCACACCACCCGAGCATCTCTATCAGTTGATGACAGAACAGTGGAAACTACGTCTTCCCAATCTCCTGATATCAGTGACCGGTGGGGCCAAAAACTTCGGCATGAAGAGTCAATTGAAGAATAAGTTTCGCCGTGGCCTCATCAAAGTGGCCCAGACCACAG GTGCATGGATCCTGACAGGTGGCACTCATGCAGGTGTGATGAAACACGTGGGTATGGCCGTGCGAGATTACACGCTCAGTAGCAGCTCAATGGAGGGACAGATCGTGGTCATCGGTGTGGTGACGTGGGGTATCATTCATAATCGCCAAAAACTTATCAGTGCTGAG GGTTGTTTTCCAGCGGATTATTCTCTGGATGAGCAGGGACAAGGACGACTTTCATGTCTGGATATAAATCATTCTCATTTTCTTCTGGTGGATGATGGCACTCATGGACGTTATGGAGCTGAAATTGAACTGCGGGCTCGACTGGAGAAACTGATCTCTGAGCAGCCACTGGGGAACAGAG AGAGCGGTGTGACGAtacctgtggtctgtgtggtgCTGGAGGGTGGACCAGGAACTTTAAAC ACAATTTATAATTCAATGCTGAACAACACACCGTGCGTCGTCCTGGAAGGATCCGGCCGTATGGCGGACGTCATCGCTCAGGTGGCCGGTCTGCCAGCGTCAAAGGTCACTGTGGTCCATATTAAACAGCTGATGAAGAGGTTTTTTGGACAGGAGTACAAACGTTTTTCTGAGGTTCAGTTCATTGAGTGGACCAAGAAG ATTCAGGACATAATCCGGATGCCTCATTTGCTGACTGTGTTTCGTATCGACGAAGAGAAAAACAGTGACGTTGATGTTGCCATTCTGCAAGCTCTGCTCAAAG CATCCAGGAATGAAGAGGGCACCGGTCGACAGTCTTGGGAGAGACAGCTGGAGCTTGCTGTGGCCTGGAATCGAGTTGACATTGCAGAGACCGAGATTTTCACTGAGGAGAGCCAATGGACG TCCAGTGATCTTCACCCGTCCATGTTCTCCGCTCTGGTGGGCGATAAGCCGGAGTTCGTGCGTCTCCTGCTGGAGAACGGTGTGTGTGTTCGGCAGTTTCTGGAAAATGAAGAGACGCTCTGTGAACTTTATGCCAACATGCCCGGTTGTTTCTTCTCACGTAAGCTGGTTAAACGTGTTCAGGACGGCAGGACCCGCAGAGGTCAAGCGTCATCCACCGGCAGTAATAAAGTTTCACTGATTCACGTGTCTGAAGAAGTGAGACATTTGTTGGGCAGCTTCACTCAGCCTCTGTATGGCTCACCACGCCACAAAACAACTAAAGACAACGTGTGTTTAACG GTGCCATCCAAAGCGCCGGTCGAGCTTCCATGTTATGGTGACGAGTCGACCCCAGACTCGGTCTCGGATCCGGGCCGGGATCTCTTCCTCTGGGCTGTTGTACAGAATAACAGAGAACTGGCAGAAATTGGTTGGGAACAG tGCAGAGATTGTATCGCAGCCGCTCTGGCAGCCAGTAAGATCTTGAGAAAACTGGCGCGGGAAACCCGAGATCTTGATGGTGAGGAGGCGAAGGAAATGAGAGATCACGCCGATCACTATGAGGCACAAGCCATGG GTGTTTTCAGTGAATGTCACAACAGTGATCCTCAGCGAGCTCAGAAACTCTTGATCCGTATGTCACCGGCGTGGGGCAGATGCACCTGTCTGTGGCTCGCTCTGGAAGCTCAGAATAAAAGATTCATCGCTCACTCAGGAGTCCAG agTCTGCTCACACAGATCTGGTCCGGTGAGCTCTCAGTGGATAATCCATACTGGAAGGTTTTGGTCTGCATGGTCTTTTTTCCTCTTATATACACTGGCTTCTTGTCCTTCAG ACGTGATGAAGATATTCAGAGAGCGGCAGAGAGGACAGAGCAACAGAAACTGGCCATGGATTCTGGACACACAAATaccaaaattaaaaacaatttacG TGGCTCTTCACAGACGTCTCAGCTCAAGCCTCTGAACTGCGGATCTCGCCTTATGAAATTCTTTCATTCACCTCAAGTGAAGTTTTACTGGAGTATCGCCTCTTATTTTGGTTTCCTGTGGCTCTTTGCCGTGGTTCTGATGATCGATTTCCAGACTTTTCCATCATGGAGAGAACTTCTGCTCTACGTCTGGCTGGGATCACTGGTGTGTGAGGAGGTTAGACAG CTTTATCACGACTTTGATGGCTCTGGTTTTCGTAAGAAAGCAAAGTTGTATATCAAAGATGTGTGGAACATTCTGGATGTGCTGTCAATTGTGCTGTTCATCGCCGGTCTGGTATGCAG GCTGGAGTCCTCAGACACTTTGTTCTACATTGGTAAAGTTCTTCTGTGCATTGACTTCATTATATTCTGCCTGAGACTGATGGCCATCTTTACCATCAGTCGAACCCTGGGACCCAAAATCATCATTGTCAGGAGAATG ATGACGGATTTGTTCTTCTTCATGTTTCTGTTGAGTATCTGGGTGGTGGCGTACGGCGTGGCTAAGCAAGGCATTTTGATTCAGAACGAAGACAGACTGGATTGGATCCTCCGCGGTGCTGTTTATGAGCCGTACCTCATCTTATTCGGCAACCTCCCCACTGATATAGACA ACACTCAGTTTGATATGAACAGCTGTAGTGTAAATGCCACAGACCCTTTAAAGCCCAAATGTCCCATTTTAAGTGACGACAACATGCCAGTATTCCCAGTATGGCTGACCGTCATTCTGCTGTGCGTCTATCTGCTGTTCACCAACATTCTGCTGCTTAACCTTCTTATTGCCATCTTAAG CTATACGTTCCAGGAGGTTCAGGACAACACCGACACCATCTGGAAGTTCCAGCGTTATGAGCTGATTAAAGAATATCACAGTCGTCCTGCTCTCCCGCCACCCTTCATCCTCATCAGTCATCTCGTCATCTTCATCAAAGGGGTGTTTGTGCGTTCACCAGCACTGGGACACAAATACTTCA GACGAGAGCTTGGGAAGTCTGAGGAAGAGGAGCTGCTGTCATGGGAGGCTTTCATGAAGGATAACTATCTGTCATCTACACGTCAAGATGAGAATCACAGTGTGGAGCATCGAATCCAGGACACAGCTGAGAA GGTTGGAGAGATGTCTGAACTTCTGGAGAGGGACCAGAAGATGGTTTCCACCAAAATGGCAAAAAGACTCGCCAAGCTGGAAGAGCAG GTCACTGAATCCACCAAAGCTCTTCGCTGGATTATGGACGCTCTGCAATCTCAGGGATATAAATCCAAACTGGAACCGCCTTTATTGA CAAGTAAAAGCACTGACAAGGACGATGGTGAGTCCAGCAGACAGGAGACAGAAGATGAGAAGTCTCCTCACACCTATGCACGTCAGCTTCAGTATCCCGGCAGTAATTTCAGACGCTTTCCTGTACCTGAAGAGAAGGTGTCCTGGGAG ACAAACTTCACTCCTTACCTTCCCCAAGTTTACAATCAGCAGGAAAGCGA gAATAGTTCAGATGCTTCAATTTTAGACAAATACAG GAATCCAGGAGGAAGAACTGGGATACGAGGAAAAGGGGCTCTTAAATCCCTTGGTCCAAATCACAAAATCCATCCAATCCTTACCAG ATGGCGTGATAGTGAACAGACAGCACTGGAATTTCTCGCCGTTTATAAAGATGCAGAGAAGTGTTTTTGTCTTCCAGGG GGTCCAGCCAAAGCTAATGAGACTCTGCCACAGACACTGGAGAGAATTCTGGGTAAAAAATTAAACGAGAGGATCAAATCTGAACTACAGGCTGCAGAACAG ATTTATAAGGGTTATGTAGATGATAGCAGAAACACAGACAATGCCTGGCTGGAAGCCACTGTCCTCACACTTCACTTTGACAATCACAGTCCAGTGATGTCACAAATAAACGCCATC GTTGAAAGCCCGTCGTCATCTCTCCAGCCCTTTCAATGGCAAGAAGTGAGCATTAAAACATGTTTGTGTCCGTACCAACGAGAGGCTTTACGTCTCATAGCGCAGCGTCACAACACAAACTTCTGA